GATCCTTACTCGAACGAAAAGATCCCTCACTGCGTTCGGGATGACAGCTCCCCTGTTAGTTGATCAGCCCGTAGAACTTCCCGGCGTTGGTGCAGGTGATCATCTTCACCTGCTCGGCCGGGACCTCGGCGAACTGTTCCTTGATGTACTTGTCGGAGTGCGGCCAGACACCGTCGCCGTGCGGGTAGTCGGAGCCCCACATCAGGCTCTCCGCGCCCATGTCGTCGATCAGCTTGGCGCCGATGCGGTCGAACTGGAACGTGGCCTTGCACTGGCGGCGCCAGTAGTCCGACGGCTTCATCTTCATGCCGAGATCGTGGAAGCGGTCCTCCCATTCGAAGTCCATGCGGTCGAGCGCGTAGGGGATCCAGCCGCAGCCCGATTCGCCGAAGGCGATGCGGACGTTGGGGAAGCGCTCCAGCACGTTGGCGCCCATGATCGCTGCCAGGATGTTCACCAGGTTCATCTGGAAGCCCGAGACCACGGTGAAGAACACCGAGCGGCCGACCCGGCCGGGATACTTCTCGATGGTACCCGGCGGGACGTTGGGGAAGGTGTGGAAGTGCAGCGGCAGCTGCACGTCGTTCACCGCCTTCCACAGCGGATCCCACATCGGGTGCCACATCGGCTCCATGTCCCACGAGCAGGAGAGCTCGAGGCCCTTGATGCCCATCTTGGCGACCCGGTAGACCTCCTTCACCGCGGCGTCGATGTCGCCGTACGGCAGGCACGCGAGACCGATGTGCCGGTCCGGGTAATGGCTGCAGAAGTCCTTCAGCCAGTCGTTGTAGATGCGCAGCATCTCGTTGCCGGCCTCGCGGTCGTTGAGGCGGCTGGCGGCGCCCAGGATGCCGTAGATCACCTCGGCGTCGACGCCGTCGCGATCGAGATCCTTGATGCGCAGATGCGGGTCTGAAATTCGGCGGATGTCCTTGGCGCCGTCGGCATAGAGACCGGTCTCCGCCATGATGTCGACGCGGCCATGCTTGCCGGGCACGAACTTGGAGCCGGACGGGCCGACGCCGTTCTTGAAGCCGAACGAGGCGCCGTTCTTCGCCACCCACTTCGGACCGTCGTCGGTGTCGGTGACGTAAGGCATGCGCTCCTTGAGATCGCGCGGCGCCATCGACGTGAAGAGATCGGGCGGCATCCACGGAAGATCGAGGTGGCTGTCGGCCGAGATCCGCTTGTACTGCATGGCGTTTGCTCCCCTGATTTCGCTGCGGGAATTATGCGCCGT
The nucleotide sequence above comes from Reyranella humidisoli. Encoded proteins:
- a CDS encoding amidohydrolase family protein yields the protein MQYKRISADSHLDLPWMPPDLFTSMAPRDLKERMPYVTDTDDGPKWVAKNGASFGFKNGVGPSGSKFVPGKHGRVDIMAETGLYADGAKDIRRISDPHLRIKDLDRDGVDAEVIYGILGAASRLNDREAGNEMLRIYNDWLKDFCSHYPDRHIGLACLPYGDIDAAVKEVYRVAKMGIKGLELSCSWDMEPMWHPMWDPLWKAVNDVQLPLHFHTFPNVPPGTIEKYPGRVGRSVFFTVVSGFQMNLVNILAAIMGANVLERFPNVRIAFGESGCGWIPYALDRMDFEWEDRFHDLGMKMKPSDYWRRQCKATFQFDRIGAKLIDDMGAESLMWGSDYPHGDGVWPHSDKYIKEQFAEVPAEQVKMITCTNAGKFYGLIN